The segment TGTTTTGCTTTGGCGAGCACCTCAAATGCGGATTCTGTTCCCAATCTGCTCATCCGCGTCGCGAATGTGGATATTTCCAAAATTATACCTCCACTTCAACAAAATTTTTAATTTTCCCTGCGGTTCGAGAAGGATGGTTTTGCAGGAACAATCTTCTTCTTATATTCGGTTTCCCGGCGCGAGGCTTGGGAAACCTACGCGCGCTAATCTTCTAATGTCCTTCTATTGTGTCTGCATTATGGCACCTGTGGCACTCGCTACCCACACATTTTGTCCGTCAAGCACAAAAACTTTGACTATTTTTTCCTTGGAATCTTTGAGTTCCCAAGTTTTGCCGCCATCACTGGTGTGTAGGATAGCACCGACACCAAAGTCACCGCCAACTGCCCATCCATTCTTCTCATCTGCAAATCCGACGCTGCGTAGTGTTTCTTGTGTGCCACTAACTTGCTCTGTCCATTTTTCCCCGCCATCATTGGTGTGAAGAATTACGCCGTTTTCACCGACTGCCCATCCCATTGACGCATCAAGGAAAAAAATGTCTTCAAGAATATCCTCTTTACCAGTCGCTTGCGTGACCCAATTTTGTCCACCATCCGTTGTTTTCTGAATTAAGGCAAATTGGCTTTGTGTCGTGGGACTAACACGAACACCAGCAACCCATCCGGTCTCTTCGTCAATAAATTGAATTGCGCTATACATATTCGCATCGTCATCGCCAACGGCACCGAGTTGTCCACCTTGGAGTATTTTCCATGAATCGCCACCATTTTTTGTAGAAAGAATGGTGTCGCTCTCTCCAACGGCATACCCGACATCTTTATTAACAAAGTAGATGCCCTTGAGTCCGTTACCGACTTTGCTCGTTTGCAGTTCCCAGTCTCTACCGTTAGTGGTAGTGACAATTGTGCCGTTCGCACCGACTGCCCAACCGCGGTCAGCATCCAAGAAGTAGACTTCGGCTAAATCATTGGCGATTTTGATTTCCGATTTTTGCCATGTTTTACCACCATCCATGGTGTAACCGATAAAGCCAGGATTTTCAAAATCTTCAAACGATGCGGCACCGACAACCCAGCCAGTATTTTTGCTTGTAAAAGCGATGGACATGTAGTCCCTAACTTCTGGATCGCGTTCTTGTAAAATACTCCAATCTCCTGCCACCGGTAAAACGATTGCCAAGGCACCGACGATTGCAAGTAGCATTGTACCCAATCGTGGGCGTGATGCAAATTTGTTCATTGTTGTTGTATCTCCTTTTTTCTAAAGATATTCTGCCAAGAGCAAGCTCTTTTTTAAGGCAGTTTGCGGACTAAGATTTTGCTGTTGTAAAATTTGGTGAAACTTAGCCAACCAAAGGGTTGCTATTAAACTTATAATATAACCTTGAATAGGAAATTAAGTCAAATAGTTTTTTCGGTTGTCCGAGCGGCGACTGCTTGAAAGCAGCGACGTTCGCGTCCAGAAAAAATTTACTTGTTCCTTTTGGCTGTAAAGTTAATCTATTACTTAGCGGCGATTAAAGTACCCGTTTTAAAACTGTCCCCGACTTGGAGTTGATAGACATAAACACCGCTTTCCACAATTTCCCCGGCTTCGTTGCGTCCATCCCAAATCAATTCTGTTTCACCTGGTGATGCCGTTAAGCTCCTGACAAGCATTCCGTCAATGTCAAAGATGGAGACTGTGAATTCACCCGAAGCCTCTTCAAGTGCGCGAGCAGGGAACACAACCTGATTAAAATCTGTGTCTGGAGAGAGTGGTGTGAATGGATTTGGATAAGGTTCATCAAGAATACGAAGTCTTTTTTCTAAGAGGATGGATTCGTTATCCGCCTCGTCAATAGCGATGACAGCATACGTAAAGCTGCCTGTAGGAAGTGGGCGGTCGTCAATAAATTTATATTCCGTTTTTAACTCATTGATTTCAATTTCAGTAAGTATGGTAAGTCCTTCGGTAATTCGATACGTCGTTACGTCACGACTGACGCTCGGTTTCCACAAAATTTCGACACCATCACTTGAAAGGGTGAGGCTGAGCATTGTCGGTGGTTCCGGTGCAGCGGTGTCTGGTGATACCACCACTGTTTGTTTGGGTGAGCGTTCCGATTGCAAGAAAATCGTCTTGTAAGTGACAATCTGATAAGTGTAGTTTCCCGGCGGAACGTTTACATCACGAAATGTGGTTGAGGAGCGGTTTTCGACATTAATAGTATCGTCCTCAGTAACAGTATTTTCATTATTTCTGTAGATGAGATAGCCGTTGACGTCCGGGTCTCCCGATTTCTGCCAACGGAGCGTCACATCGTTTTCGCCAGTTCCATCGGCTTCAGCGGTAAAACCTATAACTGGATCGGGTGGGACATTCTGAATTACTTCCAAGTTGAAATCATCGTTGTTAAGTTTACTATCCGCCTGCCCTTCTCGGATAAATTCGCCAATAGGTGCATCGTCAAGATTACGTAAGCGTGCTCTGAACACAGCTTCTAAGATAACCGTGTTCGGTGTCCGGCACTCAAAGGTGATTTCATAGAGTGAATTCTGGAAGTCGACGATGGCATCTGCCAGTTCAACGCGCAGGACATTTCCGCCGGAGACGACGGGTCTTGCTGGAATTTCTTTTCGGTCCCGCAAGATGCCTTTGAAGTAAGATGATTGGGTCAGGAATCCCGACGGCATTGCGATCTCAATCGTTTTAATTTCTTCTCCGGGTTCTGCTAACGATCGGTCGATTGAAAGTGTCACGATCAGCGGTACCGTTGAACTGGCAGGAACAACGCCTCTCGTTTGACCTACGACGTTGATCTCTCCGACAGAGGTCACCGCGCCGTAGTTGTTGTTGGCGATGAGTAGGCTACCGATAAGTATTAAAGCGATGGCTATGTTTTTCATTACATGAGACCTTTCCTTAGAATAGCAGATTGAGGGAGAACCGCTGTGTTGTATTGTCTTGGAAGTTTCCACTCAGTAATTGAAATCCGTAGTCGAGTTGGAGGGCGGTGCCTCCAATCGGAACTTTGGCACTGCCACCAAAGTTGAGGGTTGTAGCAGAGTTGCTACCGTTTTTTATACCATAACCACCACGAACAGCAATGGATTTATTCAACCAGACTTCTGCTCCTGTGCGGATATAGATTTCACTATTGCGTGATGCAACCTCAAAGGTCACCAGACTGCCTTTTAGCAAGGTACTGACTGCTGCACCCTGCGCACTCATCTCCGCAATAGATTCGAGGCTGTACACTAAACCTGCCCGGATGTTCAGCGGCACCGAATCTGTTTGAGCCTCAGAGATGCTCATATCTGCAGGAAGTAAATTCTCCGCGGAGACACCGAGACTCAGACTTTGGAACGGCTTCCCAATAACACCCACATCTAACGAAATGGCTGAGTTGGAAGTTTGGACGAAATACGGATTCTCGACGACAAATTCGCTCGTTTCGTCAAAAGAGGTCCCGAAGAGTTTTAGGTTCGCACCGATCGCCAATTGCTTGAAAAGGGCGTTTCCATAAGAGACGCGGACCGTCTGTTCCCGGTAGATTTCAGAATCTTCTCCCAAAACACCGAGGCTCGCTCCGATCGAACCTGCTCTCCCAAAAGGGATGATCCCGCTGATACTATTATAGGTGATGAGTCCATTAAAACGTTGTGCGTGCGTAACACCGAGATGGATTTCATCAATATAACCTAACCCTGCGGCGTTGTAATTCGCCGCATTGCTATCATCGGCGAGCGCGACGAATGCACCACCTAAACCGAGCGGTCTCGCTCCGACACCAATATCGTTAAACGTAGCGAAAGCAGCAGTCGGGGAAAGCATCACGACGAGTAGAATTAGATAAGATATGCGTTTCAAATCTATTATTTCCTTTGTAATAATATACGTTTTTTACGATTCTTCGTAGCTGATTTAATTCATCTCACCATAGGGGTCAATTTAATAAAAAGGACAGCCTTGATCCCCCACTTAGCAGATACGGTTTCCAACCACACCGGTGCTGAGATATAAACCTTGTGGATTCACTACTCTCTTTTGAGTTCCGTAGCGTTTATTTTCTTGGGTTTTTCTGCAAGAAACATGTGCCAAACAGTGAGAAAGCCGCGTATGGATGGAAACCTCTATAGAGATGCTCCTATAAAATACTGAGAAAATCCCTAAATTGATACTTATAGGATTTATAGTAAAACCCGAAAATAAGAGGGCACTTTGGAAAATACAAAACACCTCACCACCGCTGGCGAGGTTTGGAACCTCGCCCTTCTACAATGTCCAATTAATTGTAGGTTTTACTATAATTCAGATTACCTGTCATAGGGACGAAACGGACTGGAATAATCTCGGTGGTTTCAAGAGATGGTGCCGAATTCTCATCAGTTTGAAACCCTTTCCGGATTAACAGGAGGTTTTGCTCGGAACTACCGACCGGAATTACCATCCTGCCACCCGGTTCCAGTTGCTGAATGAGCCGTTCGGGTACGTCTGTAGGTGCAGCAGCGACGAGCATGGCATCATAAGGCGCGTGTTCTTGCCAACCGTAATATCCGTTCCCCTTCTTCAAATGAATGTTTTGATAATTGAGCACCTCTAACCGTGCTTTCGCGCTTTTAGCAAGTCCCGGTATAATCTCAATAGAATAGACATCCTTCGCAAGTTCTGCTAATATCGCTGTTTGATAGCCGCAACCTGTTCCAATCTCAAGAACTTTTGAAGTTGGTGTGAGCTCCAGCAAATCCGTCATCAGTGCGACGATATAGGGTTGCGAAATTGTTTGGTCACAATCAATCGGTAGTGCGCCATCCTGATACGCCACATTGAGGTGTTCGGGTTTTACGAACAGATGTCGCTCTACCTTCCGCATAACAGCAAGCACTTCAGGGGTGTTGATGCCACGCGCTTTGATTTGGTTTTGCACCATTTTACGCCGCTGTGTTGCGTAGTTCTTAGCGAATAGCATTTTAACTCAGCTCCGAGGTATCGGTTTTCGCAACTTTACTGTATTTTTAATTTCCTACACTTATATGATAAGGCATGAGAAGAAAAAACCTATGCTTTCCGATTGTGTTTAGGAGTCTTGCAGTCGTACTCAAGCCACTATACCGTGCAATGAACTGTAATCGGGATTCCGTTCCCACACGCTCGTTTTCCGTGCCCTTGTTTGCAGACCCACCACGAAGTAGCGGGGAGATAAGTGGAATCCTGAGATTGTTGAAGAGTTGTGACAACCATGTCTTTTTAGGAAACTCGACAATCTCAATTGATTTTTTTTCCAATCCCGCGCGTTCTCGTGCGATTGCAAGCGCGAGGCTTAAACCGCCTAACTCATCTACAAGTCCATTTTCTTTCGCCTGTCTCCCTGACCAGATGCGTCCCTGTCCAAGCCTATCTACATCTTCCACTGTCAAATCGGTTCGTCCAAGTGCCACCTTTTCAACGAAATCGTCATAAATCTCTTTAATCTGCTTCCGTACAATTGCTTGTTCTGCAGGCGGATAGTCTCCATAATCTGAATAAAAATCAGCATGTTCACCCCGTTTGAGGATTTCTTTATGGATGCCGAGTTTTTCATAGAGTCCTTTGAAACTATACTTGCCACCGACAACGCCGATAGAACCCGTAATCGTTCCGGGTTCAGCAACGATCGCATCTGCAGGAGCTGCGATATAGTAACCGCCTGATGCCGCTACATCACCCATTGACACGACAAGAGGTTTGACTTCTTTGAGTCGCACTAATTCACGCCATATAGTGTCAGCGGCGACAACAAGCCCGCCACCGCTGTCAATTCTCAGGACAACTGCCTTTATAGAATCGTCGTCTTTTACCTCCCTGACCGCATCTGAGATTGTATCCGATCCCATCACTTCTGTCCCAAGAAACGGATCCACAAAACTGTCGCCTGTTAGCATCAACCCTTTCGCCTCGATGATAGCGACCTTCGGTTGTGGAACTTTCCAATCTTGCGCATAGAGTTCGCTTATTGCGTATTCGTTGAGCGACACTAAATCGGTTCTGGGATCGGTGAGTTCGGCTACAACATCTAACAATTCATCTTCATAGACCATCCGGTCAACGAGTTCAGCGGTGAAGGCTTGGCGTGCTGTGTAAGGTCCATTGTTGATACGTTTCTTGACGTTTTCGTGCGTCCATCCCCTTCCTTCTGCGATCGCATCTACGAGTTGTTCGTAAAGGTCGTCGAGAATAATGTTCTGGATCTCGCGATGTGTTTCGGACATCTCCTTCCGTGTGAATGGTTCTGACACAGATTTATACTTGCCGAGATGCTCAAGATCCGCCCGAATGCCGAGCATGTCTAATGTGCCTTTGTAGAAGGAGCGTTCTGTCCGTAAGCCGATTAACCGGACTTCAGCGGACGGATGGATTAGGATGCCATCGCATGTAGCTGCGACGATGTAGTCGCCGGTGGAACAGTTGGAGAGGTAGCAGAGGACGACGCGTCCCGATTCTCTGAAGTCCAAAATGGCATCTGACATCTCTTGGAGTTGCGCCATACCGTAGGCACTCCCGTTAATACGGATGAGAATACCAGCGACATCTTCATCCCATTTCGCGATCGGGAGGACCCGTTTGAGGTAACGCATTGACAAGTCAAGGAATATACGGCGGCGAGGCACTGGCTTGGTTTTGGGCGCGTTAGAAAAATGAAAGTAGCCGACACCCAACTGCGCTTCTCGATTGCTGTCGAAGGTGTTACCTGTGCCGAATCCCCAATTTCCGATGTTAATACCGAAACGGACATCGAAACTCCGATCACTGTTTATGCTCCCACGGAGTATAACTTCGCGAATGGGGCGAACCTCTAATCCATAATGAAGTTCTATACCTTCAATGCCTTGTGTTTTCTGTAGATCAATGGAGAGCGTTGTCCGCCATGTTCCGGGGCGAAGTGCCAACCCCACAGCGTAACTTCTCCCGAGCTTTTCACCAAGCAATTTAGGACGATTGAGATCACGCGCCGTTGCACCAATTGAAATGTATTGCCTCCGGTACATCAAGCCCATCGAGAGTGAACGAAATCTGTCGTAGTCTTTATCGTCGGAATTCATCCAACTGTAACTGGTGCCCCAGTAGAGTGAACTTCCCAAATGGTATCCACCGGAGAATGTATAGCGTGTAAAGTCGGTATCTGCATCGGCACTAACGAATTCCATGCCGAAGCCTGCACCGGGGACAGCGAGGAAGAAAGCATCATCGCCTGCCCAATTGCTCTGATATGTGCGGAGGTAGTATAAGTTTAAGCCGCGCCCTGCACCGAGTCCGGACGGGTTAAAAAAGGTAGCTAAGGCATCGTCGCTCATGGCAATGGAGCTTGAAGGCAAGTGAGTGCGTGCCTTTGGCGGCGTGGCAACAGCACAAAGCGTGCTCATTCCATAGATGAATGCCGCCGAGATGATGCTTTTGCTGATGTGCCCTAAACACTTGTTAAATGAAGGCGGAACCATAAATGTCAAGGCACCCACACGCTAAAGCGTGGGGCTTGTGCTTCGTAGACAATAGCGTTTTATAGAAAAACGTCTTACGTTGTCTCCACAGAGGGACCCAAGGCAGCCCTCAAAATGTTTATCGCAGCGTTTATGTCTCTATCGTGGTGCGAGCCACATTCGGGACACGTCCCTCCTCAAGAAGATACGCTGATTGAAACTTGGCAGAACGGTAGCGGTCTTTGCGTTTAAACTTTGGAAGTCCGCCGAGTCCATCAAAGAAACGCTCATAAGTGATGTGGATACGGATAATCACTTCGTCAAGTGTATCACGCGGTATCCATGCCCAATGTTGCTTGGTGCGGTTAAGCAAGTTTGTCAGGTGCGGTTGCAAGCGGAAACGCCCCGCATATTTCCCGTATCTACGGTAATATCGCTTTTCCAACTTCAGAAAGTGGTTATAGACATCCGCAAGGTCGTCAAGCATATTGCCGAGACGCACATTTTTGGGGTCCTCGCACAACTGGAACTTGTATGTTCTGCGGTTCTTTTTCTTTTTCCGTTTTCTCATAGAGGTTCACGTATCACGCCTTTATCCCTTACGAAGTGGGAGGCAGACACGTAACCG is part of the Candidatus Poribacteria bacterium genome and harbors:
- the sppA gene encoding signal peptide peptidase SppA; the protein is MVPPSFNKCLGHISKSIISAAFIYGMSTLCAVATPPKARTHLPSSSIAMSDDALATFFNPSGLGAGRGLNLYYLRTYQSNWAGDDAFFLAVPGAGFGMEFVSADADTDFTRYTFSGGYHLGSSLYWGTSYSWMNSDDKDYDRFRSLSMGLMYRRQYISIGATARDLNRPKLLGEKLGRSYAVGLALRPGTWRTTLSIDLQKTQGIEGIELHYGLEVRPIREVILRGSINSDRSFDVRFGINIGNWGFGTGNTFDSNREAQLGVGYFHFSNAPKTKPVPRRRIFLDLSMRYLKRVLPIAKWDEDVAGILIRINGSAYGMAQLQEMSDAILDFRESGRVVLCYLSNCSTGDYIVAATCDGILIHPSAEVRLIGLRTERSFYKGTLDMLGIRADLEHLGKYKSVSEPFTRKEMSETHREIQNIILDDLYEQLVDAIAEGRGWTHENVKKRINNGPYTARQAFTAELVDRMVYEDELLDVVAELTDPRTDLVSLNEYAISELYAQDWKVPQPKVAIIEAKGLMLTGDSFVDPFLGTEVMGSDTISDAVREVKDDDSIKAVVLRIDSGGGLVVAADTIWRELVRLKEVKPLVVSMGDVAASGGYYIAAPADAIVAEPGTITGSIGVVGGKYSFKGLYEKLGIHKEILKRGEHADFYSDYGDYPPAEQAIVRKQIKEIYDDFVEKVALGRTDLTVEDVDRLGQGRIWSGRQAKENGLVDELGGLSLALAIARERAGLEKKSIEIVEFPKKTWLSQLFNNLRIPLISPLLRGGSANKGTENERVGTESRLQFIARYSGLSTTARLLNTIGKHRFFLLMPYHISVGN
- a CDS encoding protein-L-isoaspartate(D-aspartate) O-methyltransferase; its protein translation is MLFAKNYATQRRKMVQNQIKARGINTPEVLAVMRKVERHLFVKPEHLNVAYQDGALPIDCDQTISQPYIVALMTDLLELTPTSKVLEIGTGCGYQTAILAELAKDVYSIEIIPGLAKSAKARLEVLNYQNIHLKKGNGYYGWQEHAPYDAMLVAAAPTDVPERLIQQLEPGGRMVIPVGSSEQNLLLIRKGFQTDENSAPSLETTEIIPVRFVPMTGNLNYSKTYN
- a CDS encoding YCF48-related protein, which encodes MNKFASRPRLGTMLLAIVGALAIVLPVAGDWSILQERDPEVRDYMSIAFTSKNTGWVVGAASFEDFENPGFIGYTMDGGKTWQKSEIKIANDLAEVYFLDADRGWAVGANGTIVTTTNGRDWELQTSKVGNGLKGIYFVNKDVGYAVGESDTILSTKNGGDSWKILQGGQLGAVGDDDANMYSAIQFIDEETGWVAGVRVSPTTQSQFALIQKTTDGGQNWVTQATGKEDILEDIFFLDASMGWAVGENGVILHTNDGGEKWTEQVSGTQETLRSVGFADEKNGWAVGGDFGVGAILHTSDGGKTWELKDSKEKIVKVFVLDGQNVWVASATGAIMQTQ